A genomic stretch from Halichoerus grypus chromosome 7, mHalGry1.hap1.1, whole genome shotgun sequence includes:
- the CENPL gene encoding centromere protein L, whose protein sequence is MDSYDTSESTPRHSASSRLKDYFIGATPLQKRLESVRKLTSFIPTPPRRKIPQCSQLQEDNDPQKVAFLLHKQWTLYSLTPLYKFSYTNLKEYSRLLSAFIAAEKQKGLAVEVGEDFNIKVTFSTLLGMKGTQRDSEAFLVQILSKSQLPSENREHKVLWTGWFCCIFGDSLLETVSEDFTCVPLFLANGAETNTAIVGTWFQKTFDCYFSPLAINAFNLSWMAAMWTACKMDQYMAATEFLWSVPCSPQSLDISYAIHPEDAKALWDSVHKTPGEVTQEEVDLFMDCLYSHFHRHFKIHLSATRLVRVSTSVASAHTDGKIKILCHKYLIGVLAYLTELAIFQID, encoded by the exons ATGGATTCTTATGATACATCAGAATCGACTCCTAGGCACAGTGCATCCTCAAGGCTTAAAGATTACTTTATAGGTGCCACCCCTTTGCAGAAACGATTAGAATCAGTCAGGAAGCTGACTTCATTTATCCCAACTCCACCTCGAAGGAAAATTCCTCAGTGTTCACAATTACAG gaAGATAATGATCCTCAAAAAGTTGCATTCCTTCTGCATAAACAATGGACTTTATATAGTCTAACTCCCCTATATAAATTCTCCTATACTAATCTCAAAGAGTATTCTAGACTTCTGAGTGCATTTATTGCTGCTGAAAAGCAAAAAGGGCTTGCTGTGGAAGTGGGAGAAGACTTCAACATCAAAGTGACTTTCTCCACTCTCCTAGGAATGAAAGGAACACAAAGAGACTCTGAAGCGTTTCTTGTTCAG attcTGTCAAAATCTCAATTGCCATCTGAGAACAGAGAACATAAAGTGTTGTGGACTGGTTGGTTCTGCTGTATATTTGGAGACAGTCTTCTGGAGACTGTTTCAGAAGATTTCACCTGTGTACCCTTATTCCTTGCAAATGGAGCAGAGACGAATACAGCCATAGTAGGAACCTGGTTTCAGAAAACTTTTGATTGTTATTTCAGTCCCTTAGCAATCAATGCATTTAATCTTTCCTGGATGGCTGCTATGTGGACTGCATGCAAAATGGACCAGTATATGGCTGCTACCGAATTTCTTTGGTCTGTACCCTGTAGCCCTCAAAGTCTGGACATTTCTTATGCCATACATCCAGAGGATGCCAAAGCGTTGTGGGACAGTGTCCACAAAACACCTGGGGAAGTTACTCAGGAGGAAGTTGACTTATTTATGGACTGCCTTTATTCACATTTCCATAGGCATTTCAAAATTCACTTATCAGCCACAAGATTGGTCCGTGTTTCCACGTCTGTAGCTTCAGCACATACTGATGGAAAAATAAAG attctGTGTCATAAATACCTTATTGGAGTCTTGGCATATTTGACAGAACTGGCAATTTTTCAAATTGATTGA